A region from the Desulfoglaeba alkanexedens ALDC genome encodes:
- the gyrA gene encoding DNA gyrase subunit A — MSQSTINIEDEIKLSYLDYAMSVIIGRALPDVRDGLKPVHRRILFAMHELKNDYNKPYKKSARVVGDVIGKYHPHGDAAVYDALVRMAQDFSMRYPLVDGQGNFGSVDGDPPAAMRYTEVRMARLAHEFLQDIEKETVPFIANYDNSMMEPVVLPTRAPNLLLNGASGIAVGMATNIPPHNLTELCRGLQALLKDPELSLAELMRHIPGPDFPTGGFIYGTEGIREAYETGRGIVKMRARMELEEKGAGRKQQLVVTELPYQVNKAKLLEKIADLVKEKRITGIQDIRDESSREGMRIVLSLKAGENPKVVENQLFKFTSLEMTFGVILLAVVDNRPELLDLKSVLGHFLDFRRDVIVKRTRYDLSQAEKRAHILEGLKRALDHLDQVIRLIREAPNPPTARAQLVEHLELTEVQAQAILDMRLQRLTGLEREKILEDYRKILQDIERFKKILASSVLVDEIIHGEIQELIDLYGDRRRTDIVVEEREVNLEDLIDEKEVVVTISRAGYVKRTPLDVYRSQRRGGKGRTGMNIREKDVVTTVFTASTHDHLLVFTTLGRVYWLKVYTIPEVAPAALGKAIVNLLPLMENERVATILPVRNFDDGRYVIMATRRGVVKKTELSAYSNPRPSGIRALVIDEGDEVICARITDGNQHLFFMSKAGKCIRIEEKDVRPTGRVTRGVRAMELAGSELIGMDLLSDDYAVLVVTERGYGKRTPAAAYKVQRRGGQGVINIRVTEKNGEVVAFRQVSEEDEILIITNSGRLIRIAVSEIREMGRATQGVKLMDLGDAEKVVDVAVLVESEEEREEEDQ, encoded by the coding sequence ATGAGTCAGAGCACTATCAATATCGAGGACGAAATCAAGCTGTCTTACCTCGACTACGCCATGAGCGTCATCATCGGGCGTGCTTTGCCGGATGTGCGAGACGGCCTGAAGCCCGTGCATCGGCGGATCCTGTTCGCCATGCACGAACTGAAAAACGACTATAACAAGCCTTACAAGAAATCCGCGCGCGTGGTCGGGGACGTGATTGGTAAGTATCATCCCCACGGGGACGCAGCGGTATACGACGCGCTCGTGCGCATGGCGCAGGACTTCTCCATGCGTTATCCGCTGGTGGACGGTCAGGGAAACTTCGGGTCCGTGGACGGAGATCCGCCGGCGGCCATGCGCTACACCGAGGTGCGCATGGCTCGGTTGGCCCACGAGTTCCTCCAGGACATCGAAAAAGAAACGGTACCGTTTATCGCCAACTACGACAATTCCATGATGGAGCCGGTGGTGCTTCCGACCCGGGCTCCCAACCTGCTGCTCAACGGAGCTTCGGGAATCGCCGTCGGGATGGCCACCAACATCCCGCCTCACAACCTGACCGAACTCTGTCGGGGACTTCAGGCGCTCCTGAAGGATCCCGAGCTCAGCCTGGCGGAACTCATGCGGCACATCCCCGGGCCGGATTTCCCCACCGGGGGATTCATCTACGGGACGGAGGGAATACGGGAGGCTTACGAGACGGGCCGGGGGATTGTCAAGATGCGGGCCCGCATGGAACTGGAAGAAAAAGGCGCGGGCCGGAAACAGCAGCTTGTCGTCACCGAACTGCCCTACCAAGTGAACAAGGCGAAACTGCTCGAAAAAATAGCGGACCTGGTCAAGGAGAAGCGGATCACGGGCATCCAGGACATTCGCGACGAATCCAGCAGGGAAGGCATGCGGATCGTCCTTTCGCTCAAAGCCGGTGAAAACCCCAAGGTGGTGGAAAATCAGCTGTTCAAGTTCACGTCCCTGGAAATGACCTTCGGCGTGATTCTTCTTGCCGTGGTGGACAACCGTCCCGAACTTCTGGATCTGAAATCCGTGCTCGGCCATTTCCTGGATTTCCGCCGGGATGTCATCGTGAAGCGCACCCGGTACGATCTAAGCCAGGCCGAAAAGCGGGCTCACATTTTGGAAGGGCTCAAAAGGGCTCTGGATCACCTGGATCAGGTCATCCGGCTGATCCGGGAAGCGCCCAACCCGCCCACCGCCCGGGCGCAACTCGTGGAGCACCTGGAGTTGACCGAGGTGCAGGCTCAGGCCATCCTCGACATGCGGCTCCAGCGCCTTACCGGCCTGGAACGGGAGAAGATCCTCGAAGACTATCGGAAGATCCTTCAAGATATCGAACGATTCAAGAAGATTCTCGCCTCGTCCGTCCTCGTCGACGAAATCATCCATGGCGAAATCCAGGAACTGATCGATCTCTACGGTGACAGGAGGCGGACGGACATCGTTGTCGAAGAACGCGAGGTGAACCTCGAGGACCTGATCGACGAAAAGGAAGTGGTGGTTACCATTTCCAGGGCCGGGTACGTGAAGCGGACGCCGCTTGACGTGTACCGAAGCCAGCGGCGCGGCGGAAAGGGCCGCACCGGGATGAACATCAGGGAAAAGGACGTGGTCACCACGGTCTTCACCGCATCCACCCACGATCACCTGCTGGTCTTCACGACGCTCGGCCGGGTTTACTGGCTCAAGGTCTACACCATTCCGGAAGTGGCTCCGGCGGCCCTGGGCAAAGCCATCGTGAATCTGCTGCCGCTGATGGAAAACGAACGGGTGGCGACCATCCTTCCCGTTCGGAACTTTGACGACGGCCGGTACGTGATCATGGCCACGCGCAGGGGCGTCGTCAAGAAGACGGAGCTTTCCGCCTACAGCAACCCGCGGCCGAGCGGCATCCGCGCCTTGGTGATCGATGAGGGTGACGAAGTGATCTGTGCCCGGATCACCGATGGAAACCAGCATTTGTTTTTCATGAGCAAGGCCGGCAAGTGTATCCGGATCGAAGAAAAGGACGTTCGGCCCACGGGAAGAGTGACCCGGGGCGTTAGGGCCATGGAACTGGCCGGAAGCGAACTTATCGGCATGGACCTCTTGAGCGACGACTACGCCGTACTCGTGGTGACCGAACGGGGATACGGCAAACGCACACCGGCTGCGGCGTACAAGGTTCAGCGCCGCGGCGGCCAAGGGGTGATCAACATCCGGGTGACGGAAAAGAACGGTGAGGTGGTGGCGTTTCGCCAGGTGAGCGAAGAAGACGAGATCCTCATCATCACCAACAGCGGCCGCCTTATACGAATCGCCGTTTCGGAAATCCGTGAAATGGGCCGCGCCACGCAGGGCGTGAAACTCATGGACTTGGGCGATGCGGAAAAGGTGGTGGACGTGGCGGTGCTGGTCGAATCCGAAGAAGAAAGAGAGGAAGAAGACCAGTGA
- the dnaN gene encoding DNA polymerase III subunit beta produces MKFHADREQLLKTLQKVVGITDKKTTMPILSHVLLETLGPNRTAVFATDLNLSLRTHFEASVEQEGKLCVSARKLLELAREVSVDGLSLELLANQRLAIQAGRSYFELTTLAPEDFPHIAIHDDVSGVQVSAPELRAALSRASYAIPVDEDPFSVPGLYWHALDGKRVRMVSSDGHRLAYEELALDSVEALGVGKGVTIPRKGVQEMIRMFEKEESVNVVVHESRLIVASDALFLSIQLLEEEFPDYELIIPQERPHHLTVHREGLFLALKRMAVLTDQTWRHVRFIMRDGELELETGNPELGTARERLDVQYKGDEFTVAFNIRYVLDAIHALESDAVRLEWLDEFHGAIFCEPDNPGRLGLVMPMMV; encoded by the coding sequence ATGAAGTTTCACGCGGACAGGGAACAACTCCTTAAGACTCTACAGAAAGTCGTCGGCATCACGGACAAGAAAACCACGATGCCGATTCTTTCTCATGTTCTTTTGGAAACGCTCGGCCCGAACCGGACGGCGGTCTTCGCTACGGATCTAAACCTCAGCCTGAGAACTCACTTCGAAGCGTCTGTCGAACAGGAAGGAAAATTGTGCGTGTCGGCACGCAAACTGCTCGAACTGGCACGCGAGGTTTCCGTGGACGGATTGAGCCTGGAACTGCTCGCCAATCAGCGTCTGGCCATTCAGGCGGGACGATCCTATTTCGAATTGACCACACTTGCCCCCGAAGATTTTCCTCACATCGCGATTCATGACGATGTCTCCGGTGTACAAGTTTCGGCCCCGGAACTGAGGGCGGCTTTATCCAGAGCATCATATGCGATTCCGGTGGACGAGGATCCTTTCAGTGTTCCAGGGCTTTACTGGCATGCGTTGGACGGCAAACGGGTCCGGATGGTTTCTTCCGATGGACATCGGCTGGCCTACGAAGAGTTGGCCTTGGATTCCGTTGAAGCGCTCGGTGTGGGTAAAGGCGTCACGATCCCTCGAAAGGGCGTACAGGAAATGATCCGCATGTTCGAAAAGGAAGAGTCGGTGAACGTGGTGGTCCACGAGAGCCGCCTCATAGTCGCCTCCGATGCGCTATTTCTCAGCATTCAACTGCTCGAAGAGGAATTTCCCGACTACGAATTGATCATCCCCCAAGAACGCCCTCACCACCTGACCGTGCACCGGGAAGGGCTTTTTCTCGCCTTGAAGCGGATGGCCGTCCTTACGGACCAGACCTGGAGGCACGTACGGTTCATCATGCGTGATGGCGAATTGGAATTGGAAACGGGAAACCCCGAATTGGGAACGGCCAGGGAACGACTGGATGTGCAGTACAAAGGGGACGAATTCACGGTGGCTTTCAATATTCGCTATGTTCTGGACGCTATCCATGCCCTGGAATCCGACGCGGTTCGCCTGGAGTGGCTGGACGAATTCCACGGCGCGATTTTTTGCGAACCGGACAACCCGGGCCGCTTGGGGTTGGTCATGCCCATGATGGTTTAG
- the gyrB gene encoding DNA topoisomerase (ATP-hydrolyzing) subunit B, with protein MSTLEPMDQKLPQGDPYTAERITVLEGLAAVRKRPSMYIGNVSVEGLHHLVYEVVDNSIDEALGGYCDNIRIQIHLDGSVTVEDNGRGIPVDLHEKENMPAVEVVMTKLHAGGKFDNSAYKVSGGLHGVGVSVVNALSEYLEVEIRRDGKVYFQRYERGATRTPLQVIGETTRRGTRITFKPDSEIFSDTNLSFDILAQRFRELAFLNSGVRIELSDERITKEKVFHYDGGLVSFVEYVNKNKEPLHPEIITISGERSDVLLEVALQYNRTYVEKIFSFANNINTREGGSHLTGFKAGLTRSIKQYAQSHPSGMAKNDLERMTGDDVREGLTAVVSVKLLNPQFEGQTKTKLGNSEVKGLVENLVYDKLSAYFEENPRVIRAILDKVLEAMRAREAARRAKELTRRKGVLSDHSLPGKLADCQERDPRNSEIFIVEGDSAGGSAKQGRDRRFQAVLPLRGKILNVEKARFDKMLENQEIRTMISALGTGIGQDEFSPDKLRYHKIIIMTDADVDGAHIRTLLLTFFFRMMPDLIERGHLYIAQPPLYRIAPTGRGKEEIYLRDEEEMAVFLVQRAVDKHRVFLEGREEPIPSDELVRLMKVFSRYEDWLDRQSLKGIRKRLLERVIEIIGLEGLSPQDHAGMERLREVLEADGYAVSEVELEEEGRGYDLEIWQPSNGQERVRLEYGFLTSVEFKKLLELHGQLAVLRDKPYRVVSGQGESHPEREGGVGEVVVEDPRALFNHLREQAVKGLAIQRYKGLGEMNPEQLWETTMNPEKRLLLQVRIEDEYMADELFTTLMGDRVEPRREFIQVNALDFRELDI; from the coding sequence ATGTCGACACTGGAACCCATGGATCAGAAGTTGCCCCAGGGCGACCCCTACACCGCGGAACGGATCACCGTGCTCGAAGGGTTGGCGGCGGTTCGAAAGCGGCCTTCCATGTACATCGGAAATGTTTCCGTGGAAGGCCTCCATCACCTGGTCTACGAGGTGGTGGACAACAGTATCGATGAGGCGCTTGGCGGCTATTGCGACAACATCCGTATTCAGATCCATCTGGATGGGAGCGTCACCGTCGAAGACAACGGCCGGGGTATCCCCGTGGATCTCCATGAAAAGGAAAACATGCCGGCCGTGGAAGTGGTCATGACCAAGCTCCATGCCGGAGGAAAGTTCGACAATTCGGCCTACAAGGTCTCGGGCGGTCTTCACGGGGTCGGCGTCTCCGTGGTGAACGCCCTGAGCGAGTACCTGGAGGTGGAAATCCGCCGGGATGGAAAGGTCTATTTCCAGCGCTATGAACGGGGGGCGACGCGGACTCCCCTTCAGGTCATCGGCGAAACAACCCGCCGCGGAACGCGGATCACCTTCAAGCCTGATTCGGAGATCTTTTCCGACACCAACCTGAGCTTCGATATTCTGGCTCAGCGGTTTCGCGAGCTGGCGTTTCTGAACAGCGGAGTGCGCATCGAGCTTTCCGATGAGCGGATCACCAAGGAAAAAGTCTTTCATTATGACGGCGGCCTTGTTTCCTTTGTGGAATACGTGAATAAGAACAAGGAGCCGCTTCATCCGGAAATCATCACCATCAGCGGCGAACGAAGCGACGTGCTCTTGGAAGTCGCCCTGCAGTACAATCGCACCTATGTGGAAAAGATTTTCAGCTTCGCCAACAACATCAACACCAGGGAAGGCGGTTCGCACCTGACCGGGTTCAAGGCGGGGCTTACGCGGAGCATTAAGCAGTATGCTCAGTCTCATCCGAGCGGGATGGCCAAAAACGATCTGGAGCGCATGACCGGGGACGACGTGCGCGAAGGGCTCACCGCGGTGGTGAGTGTCAAGCTTCTGAACCCGCAGTTTGAAGGTCAAACCAAGACCAAGCTGGGAAACAGCGAGGTCAAGGGCCTGGTGGAGAATCTGGTTTACGACAAGCTGAGCGCCTACTTCGAAGAGAATCCGAGGGTGATCCGGGCGATTCTGGACAAGGTTCTGGAAGCGATGAGGGCCCGGGAGGCGGCTCGCCGCGCGAAGGAACTGACACGCCGAAAGGGGGTTTTGAGCGATCATTCGCTTCCCGGGAAGCTTGCCGACTGCCAGGAACGGGATCCGAGAAATAGCGAAATTTTCATCGTGGAGGGCGATTCGGCCGGCGGATCGGCCAAGCAGGGGCGGGACCGGCGTTTCCAGGCGGTGCTGCCGCTTCGAGGGAAGATCCTCAACGTGGAAAAGGCCCGCTTCGACAAGATGCTGGAAAATCAGGAAATCCGAACCATGATTTCCGCACTTGGCACGGGCATCGGCCAGGACGAATTCAGTCCGGACAAGCTTCGCTATCACAAGATCATCATCATGACCGACGCGGACGTGGACGGAGCGCACATCCGGACGCTGCTGCTCACCTTTTTCTTCCGCATGATGCCCGATCTCATCGAACGCGGCCACCTGTACATCGCTCAACCGCCGCTTTACCGGATTGCGCCCACGGGACGCGGAAAAGAAGAGATTTACCTGCGGGACGAGGAGGAGATGGCGGTATTTCTGGTGCAGCGCGCGGTGGACAAGCACCGGGTGTTTTTGGAGGGCCGTGAGGAACCGATCCCGTCCGACGAACTGGTTCGGCTCATGAAAGTGTTTTCGCGCTACGAAGACTGGCTGGACCGACAGAGCCTCAAGGGCATCCGGAAGCGGCTTCTGGAAAGGGTCATCGAGATCATCGGCCTGGAAGGGCTTTCCCCCCAGGACCATGCGGGAATGGAGCGGTTGCGGGAGGTGTTGGAAGCGGACGGATACGCGGTATCGGAAGTGGAGCTGGAGGAAGAGGGGCGCGGATACGACCTTGAGATCTGGCAGCCCAGCAATGGTCAGGAAAGGGTCAGGCTGGAATACGGTTTTCTCACTTCCGTGGAATTCAAGAAGCTTTTGGAACTTCACGGCCAGCTGGCGGTGCTTCGGGACAAGCCGTATCGAGTGGTGAGCGGCCAGGGCGAATCCCACCCGGAGCGGGAGGGGGGCGTGGGGGAAGTCGTCGTGGAAGATCCCAGGGCGCTCTTCAATCACCTTCGCGAGCAGGCGGTCAAGGGATTGGCCATACAGCGTTACAAGGGTCTTGGTGAAATGAACCCGGAACAGCTGTGGGAAACCACTATGAACCCGGAGAAGCGACTCCTGCTCCAGGTCCGCATTGAAGATGAGTACATGGCCGATGAGCTCTTCACCACGCTCATGGGCGACCGGGTGGAACCGCGCCGGGAATTCATTCAAGTGAACGCCCTGGATTTCCGGGAACTGGATATTTGA
- a CDS encoding sensor histidine kinase: MKQKKEDYRRYNFERLQEEAFATFFDLAQEYTSLKYLYMICVAVPEAFFQLKSRLYVIHPKTSQLEKVCTSEEGLIQDKEERLNVSVKLSETGYETDVSLVFPIRGNRALTYWLPFHSQHNVLGLFEIEPKDKVDAKNHFFLEKFTNRIGYNLHQKMLIQQNIEHLKFINQLVANIEHNVISPNLYYKLFILRLRKNLESYQNIQEKLHNLILFYGDCNEPHCRQLCELYHDLSTNNENLETEWKSLSNHYEHTSLFLETLLRRDHFEKGTYVLRKQPCNFRFEIIEPILKRYRPIFAQRGITLDNRLEEIPDEEVTLFVDKGLISQVFDNLFSNAVKYTREVQDATGRRIKLVSYNRKILRDYFGEGIHGVQFNIFSTGEPLPENEAEKLFDEGYRGSNVGDERGMGHGLHFVRNIVEIHGGRVGFEPKDYGNVFYFILPLKEEMSVEQLG; the protein is encoded by the coding sequence GTGAAGCAAAAGAAGGAGGACTACCGCCGTTACAACTTCGAACGCCTCCAGGAAGAAGCGTTTGCCACCTTCTTTGACCTGGCCCAGGAATACACCAGCCTGAAGTATCTGTACATGATCTGTGTCGCAGTGCCCGAGGCATTCTTCCAGCTGAAGAGCCGGCTCTATGTCATTCATCCGAAGACGTCGCAGCTGGAAAAGGTGTGCACCAGCGAAGAGGGGTTGATCCAGGACAAGGAAGAACGGCTGAACGTTTCGGTGAAGCTTTCAGAAACCGGTTACGAAACGGATGTGTCGCTGGTTTTCCCTATCCGAGGCAACCGCGCCCTCACCTACTGGCTTCCGTTTCACAGTCAGCACAATGTGCTGGGACTCTTTGAAATCGAGCCCAAGGATAAGGTGGACGCCAAGAATCATTTCTTCCTGGAAAAATTCACCAATCGGATCGGTTACAACCTGCATCAGAAAATGCTCATCCAACAGAACATCGAACACCTCAAGTTCATCAACCAATTGGTGGCCAATATCGAACACAACGTCATTTCTCCCAACCTTTACTACAAGTTGTTCATTCTTCGACTCAGGAAAAACCTGGAAAGCTACCAGAACATCCAGGAGAAGCTCCACAACCTGATCCTGTTCTACGGCGACTGCAACGAGCCGCACTGCCGGCAACTGTGTGAACTGTACCACGACCTGTCCACCAACAACGAAAACCTGGAAACGGAATGGAAGTCGCTTTCCAATCATTACGAACACACGAGCCTTTTTCTCGAAACGCTCCTCAGGCGGGACCATTTTGAAAAAGGCACGTATGTCCTTAGGAAGCAGCCTTGCAACTTCCGTTTTGAAATCATCGAGCCGATCCTGAAACGCTATCGCCCCATCTTCGCCCAGAGAGGCATCACGCTGGATAACCGTCTGGAGGAGATCCCCGATGAGGAAGTGACCCTTTTCGTGGACAAAGGCCTGATTTCGCAGGTTTTTGACAACCTGTTCTCCAACGCCGTCAAATACACTCGGGAAGTGCAAGACGCGACCGGCCGCCGGATCAAGCTGGTTTCCTATAACCGGAAGATCCTCAGAGACTACTTCGGAGAAGGCATTCACGGTGTTCAGTTCAATATCTTCTCCACCGGAGAGCCATTGCCCGAAAACGAAGCGGAAAAGCTTTTCGACGAAGGTTACCGCGGTTCCAATGTGGGTGACGAACGCGGGATGGGCCACGGGCTGCATTTCGTCCGCAACATCGTGGAGATTCACGGCGGCCGGGTGGGTTTCGAACCCAAGGATTACGGAAACGTCTTCTACTTCATCTTGCCGCTGAAAGAGGAAATGTCCGTGGAGCAGCTTGGATGA
- a CDS encoding NAD(P)H-dependent glycerol-3-phosphate dehydrogenase codes for MTEYLESVAVVGAGSWGTTLAHLLGDKGYPVDLWVYEKEVFEAIRDNRENRIYLPGFALSGNIRPHLDMKAVVSEHRLVVMVVPSHVYRQVALQMLPHLRRDAILVTATKGIENETLLTMSQVWNELSEATRVVSLAGPSFAPEVMRKVPTAVTVAADDLDTAREAQRVFHTSYFRVYTSVDKIGVELAGALKNVIALAAGVCDGLGCGHNTRAALITRGLAEITRLGVRMGAHPFTFAGLSGIGDLLLTCTGDLSRNRTVGYKLGQGRKLEEVLGDMRMVAEGVKTARSVYHLAKRLNVEMPISEQVYRVLYEGKDPRRAVQELMERDLKHELEMYDENAPILNGYAHGR; via the coding sequence GTGACGGAGTATCTCGAATCCGTGGCGGTCGTCGGTGCCGGAAGTTGGGGGACGACGCTCGCCCATCTTCTCGGCGACAAGGGATATCCGGTGGACCTATGGGTCTACGAAAAGGAAGTCTTTGAAGCCATCAGGGACAACCGCGAAAACAGGATTTATCTTCCGGGGTTCGCCTTGAGCGGGAATATACGTCCGCATCTGGACATGAAAGCGGTGGTGTCGGAACACCGCCTGGTGGTGATGGTGGTTCCTTCCCACGTTTACCGTCAGGTGGCCCTTCAGATGCTTCCCCACCTGCGGCGAGACGCCATCCTGGTCACGGCCACCAAGGGCATCGAAAACGAAACGCTCCTGACCATGTCCCAGGTTTGGAACGAACTTTCTGAGGCGACACGGGTCGTGAGCCTGGCTGGGCCTTCCTTTGCCCCGGAGGTTATGAGAAAAGTGCCCACAGCGGTCACGGTCGCTGCGGATGACTTGGATACGGCCAGAGAAGCGCAGCGGGTCTTCCACACCTCCTATTTTCGCGTGTACACGAGTGTGGATAAGATAGGAGTGGAACTGGCCGGGGCCCTCAAGAACGTCATCGCCTTGGCGGCGGGCGTCTGCGACGGACTGGGTTGCGGTCACAATACCCGGGCGGCGCTTATCACACGGGGGCTTGCGGAAATAACCCGGCTCGGCGTCCGCATGGGAGCGCATCCCTTCACCTTTGCCGGCCTTTCCGGCATCGGGGACTTGCTGCTCACCTGCACGGGCGACCTGAGTCGCAATCGAACCGTGGGCTACAAACTGGGACAGGGCCGGAAGCTCGAAGAAGTGCTCGGTGATATGCGTATGGTCGCCGAAGGAGTGAAAACCGCCCGTTCCGTATATCATCTCGCGAAAAGGCTCAACGTCGAGATGCCCATCTCCGAGCAGGTATACCGCGTCCTCTACGAAGGCAAAGACCCGCGCCGTGCGGTTCAGGAACTCATGGAACGGGATCTGAAACACGAACTGGAAATGTATGACGAAAACGCCCCTATCTTGAACGGGTATGCCCATGGGCGATGA
- a CDS encoding formate--tetrahydrofolate ligase, with protein MPYDPTKMADWQISEEAEKNMPSPFDWQKKLGLQADEILPMGRLCKLDFMKIINRLKDKPDGKYIEVTAITPTPLGEGKSTTSLGLIEGLGKRGKNVGGCLRQPSGGPTMNIKGTAAGGGNALLIPMTEFSMGLTGDINDIMNAHNLAMVALTARMQHERNYTDEQLERLTKMRRLDIDPTRVEMGWIIDFCAQALRNIVIGLGGRYDGYTMQSRFGIAVSSELMAILSIVRDLKDLRERMANITVAFDKRGKAVTTGDLEVAGAMTAFMRNTINPTLCCSAEYQPVMVHAGPFANIAVGQSSIIGDRVGLKLFDYHVTESGFAADIGFEKFWNVKCRYSGLKPHVSVLTTTIRALKMHGGGPKVVAGLPLPEEYTKENVALVEKGIENMVHHINTIRKSGMNPVVCINAFHTDTKDEIAVVRKAAEAAGARCALSEHWLKGGEGALELADAVIDACEQKSEFKFLYPMEMKLRDRVALIAKEVYGADGVSWSPEAEAKAKMLEADPKYDDFATMMVKTHLSLTHDPTIKGVPKGWVLPIRDVLIYSGAKFLCPCAGTISLMPGTSSNPAFRRIDVDVETGKVMGLF; from the coding sequence ATGCCTTACGATCCAACCAAAATGGCCGACTGGCAGATTTCCGAAGAAGCCGAAAAGAACATGCCGTCGCCGTTTGACTGGCAGAAAAAGCTGGGCCTGCAGGCTGACGAAATCCTTCCCATGGGCCGCCTGTGCAAACTCGACTTCATGAAGATCATCAACCGGCTGAAAGACAAGCCCGACGGAAAGTACATTGAAGTCACGGCCATCACTCCTACGCCGCTTGGGGAAGGCAAGAGCACCACGTCACTAGGGTTGATCGAAGGTCTCGGAAAGCGCGGAAAGAATGTCGGCGGTTGTCTCCGGCAGCCTTCCGGCGGCCCTACCATGAATATCAAGGGAACGGCGGCCGGCGGCGGAAACGCCCTCCTCATTCCCATGACGGAATTCTCCATGGGTCTTACCGGCGATATCAACGACATCATGAACGCCCACAATCTGGCCATGGTCGCTCTTACGGCCCGCATGCAGCACGAGCGGAACTACACGGACGAACAGTTGGAGCGCCTCACCAAGATGCGCCGCCTGGACATCGACCCCACCCGGGTGGAAATGGGCTGGATCATCGACTTCTGCGCTCAGGCTCTCCGGAACATCGTCATCGGGCTCGGCGGCCGCTATGACGGTTACACCATGCAATCGCGGTTCGGGATCGCGGTGAGTTCGGAACTGATGGCCATTCTTTCCATCGTGCGGGACCTCAAAGACCTGCGCGAACGGATGGCCAACATCACGGTGGCCTTCGACAAGCGCGGAAAGGCCGTGACCACAGGAGACCTTGAAGTCGCCGGGGCCATGACCGCCTTCATGCGAAACACCATCAACCCGACGCTTTGCTGCAGCGCCGAATATCAGCCGGTGATGGTGCATGCCGGTCCCTTCGCGAACATCGCCGTGGGTCAGTCGTCGATCATCGGCGACCGAGTCGGCTTGAAGCTTTTTGATTACCACGTGACCGAAAGCGGTTTCGCAGCGGATATCGGCTTCGAAAAATTCTGGAACGTGAAATGCCGGTACAGCGGTCTGAAGCCTCATGTGTCGGTACTCACCACCACCATCCGGGCCCTCAAGATGCACGGCGGCGGGCCCAAGGTCGTGGCGGGGCTTCCACTTCCGGAAGAATACACCAAGGAAAACGTGGCGCTGGTGGAAAAGGGCATCGAGAACATGGTGCACCACATCAACACGATCCGAAAATCCGGGATGAACCCGGTGGTGTGCATCAATGCGTTCCATACGGACACCAAGGACGAAATCGCCGTCGTTCGCAAGGCCGCGGAAGCCGCCGGTGCCCGTTGCGCTCTGTCCGAACATTGGCTCAAAGGCGGTGAAGGGGCGCTGGAACTCGCCGACGCCGTCATCGATGCCTGCGAACAAAAGAGTGAATTCAAGTTCCTGTATCCTATGGAAATGAAGCTCCGCGACCGCGTGGCACTTATCGCGAAGGAAGTCTACGGAGCCGACGGTGTGAGCTGGTCGCCGGAAGCCGAGGCCAAGGCCAAGATGCTCGAGGCGGACCCCAAGTACGATGATTTCGCCACCATGATGGTCAAGACTCACCTGAGCCTCACCCACGATCCGACGATCAAGGGCGTTCCCAAGGGTTGGGTGCTTCCCATCCGCGACGTGCTCATCTACTCGGGAGCCAAGTTCCTGTGTCCGTGCGCCGGGACTATCAGCCTCATGCCGGGCACCTCTTCCAATCCGGCCTTCCGCCGCATCGACGTGGACGTGGAAACCGGAAAGGTGATGGGTCTGTTCTAG